The Lacerta agilis isolate rLacAgi1 chromosome 14, rLacAgi1.pri, whole genome shotgun sequence sequence TGTCAGAAGAGAACTGTGGGCCTGTTATAGGTAATATTCCTTGATATTTGAGCTTGTTGTCCTTTTGATATTCTGCCATTATTAAGAAGATGCACTGCAATAGCCTTAAGAATTTCAAAGTGCGTACTGGGATAGAATCTTTCTCTAGAGCAGAGGTGGGCAAATCAGGATCTACACTttgtacacacattttatttttatttttatctaaaACCAATGGAGACGGAGCACTTGTCCCGTccctgtcccccgtccccccacacACATAGTCCACACACTGTCTATATCTATTGCatattttttgcccctgaaaaatgTGTCTTGAGAAGCTGATTGCATTCTGGAAATAAAAGCtgattgcagattgattctgtaTTACCCCACACCCTGTCCATTTAAAAACAGGCGAATGTATCCACAACTGCTCATTGATGTGGGCATATATCAATATCACAACCTCCACATCCTTTTTCTGGGGCATTCGCAGGGAggaaagggttccccccccccaaaagctcacacacaccccttgtggGCAGCTGGATCTAGAATCACTCTTGACTGAAAGCAGCATGCTGGATggagaaaaactacattttttgtGCTGCATATAAGCTGGTTTGTATCAGTCAAAGAGATACTGGAAGATGccttattttttttgcagaaaaccaGAAAGGTTTCTGTCTCTCAATTGCTGAGCCACTGCAATGACAAAATGACTTGTTCTTAGGCtgccaaaccgggggggggggggtgtcttgtaaCCAGGAGTGGACTTCTGTGTTGGAAAGGACTGTGGACTTAGTTCAGTTCTGCAAATGAAAGCAAATTCCTAGGCTCAGGATATGATCAAAGGCATCCTGTTCTATAATTCCAGCTGCCTGTATTTTTGCATTTGGTTGGTTGGTATAGCTTGGTGTTTTAAGCAAAAGATGGAGTAGATCAGGCAAGCCTGATATTTGTGCATCCGTGCTACATTTtataatgtgtatgtgtgtgtttaacattTGCACTTGTTATATAACGTGTACTAGAATCCGTAGgctcctccagacatcctttttattgcacatcCATGCTGATTTGTGTTCATGACGCTATTGGAGCTGTCATATGCGACCCCACTTTTAATACTGTTTGCACCTTTAGAAGTGTTGGGGGTGGTCACACAGTTTCATTTCTAATCAGTGCATACCCTGTAATGTCTTGCTAACACCCCGTAACCCTTTAAACCACAaatattctggtttatttttgtcctgctCTTGTTGCGCTATAGCTCCACCAGACCCTAATAATGTATTAGCATTAGGGACACATTGCAGAATGAATCCCCCCACTAATGGGCTATTGTTGTGTCATTAACATCTTACAGAATACGCtcgcaataaaacaccagtctggagggccGGTATCAGCAGACAGGCCCAGGTATTGGACAGAAGGGATATTTGTCCAAATTGTTGTGTTTGCAAGAGGCACACCTGATATCTGAAATGTATTAGTTTATCCCAGCCTACTGCTTCTCTAGTGGACTACACAGCATCAACAGCTCCTCATGTCTGTCAATAAACCCGGCAGCACCCATTGGCCTCGTTTGTTCCGAAATGCCTGGCGTGTTGAATATCTCTCATGCACTACATTCCCAATATGCCCCTCCCTTCGTGCTTTTGGCTGGTGCTCATTTAGATGGCTGTGTTATTGCAGCAAGATTTAGCAACTTTCACAGAGAAGTTTTGTCCCCCTTCCGCCTCATTGCTCAACACAAACCATGACGTCAGTCTGTCACCCACGCAGCCAGCCAACACCCAAAGTGCCATCTCCAGTCGCTGCAGTTGAAATCTGGGATAAGTGAAGCAAagtacgtacagtggtacctcgggttaagaacttaattcgttccggaggtccgttcttaacctcaaactgttcttagcctgaggtaccactttagctaatggggcctcccgctgccgccgcgcgatttctgttttcatcctgaggtaaagttcttaacctgagatactatttctggtaacctgaagcgcctgtaacctgaggtaccactgtataatgtatGGTTCGATTCAGCTGAAGTCACTTCCAAGGAAATGCCTTTGAAAGTAATGGCTTCCATCGAACTGTTATATATGACTTCCTGTCTTCCCTGTCTGTGTCCCTCAGGTGAGCGAACCGCAACCGACGCGTCCATGAGCGGAGGCCCCGCCAGCAGCCCTTCCTATGAAAGCCAGCCCTCGGTCGAGATCAGGAGATGAGATGGGGCAGGGAAACTTCATGGGGACACTGGTGCTGTTGCTTGTCACCTTCATTGGGGCTGTCAGAGGAGGCACACTGGCTCTTCCTCGCCCATCAAACGTGAGTTATACCCTCAATGAAACACGCTGCCAGTTGGATGTGGTGTGGACTCCTGTAAGAATGGAAGGTGCCTGCGATGTAGAGTATCGGAGTGCTATAAGGACCGGTGGAGTTTGGGTCACAGTGCATATTCTTCGAAACCACTCCCGGACAGTGCAGGTACCTCTAGGTAAAGAAGTTGTTTTCGGAGTCAGAACGGAATGTCAGCAAGAACAGAGCCAGAAAGGAGAGTGGCTTAATATCTCTCTTCCACAAAAAGGTGTTCCAGGTACGGGAGCGGTTAATGTCAGCTGTGTTTGGTATATTGAGAGATACCTGGAGTGCTCGTGGCTTCGTGGAGAGAATGCAAGTCGTGACACAAACTACAGCTTGACTTTGTGGATCCCAGGCCTCAGAAGAGAACAGCCATGCACAAATTACACAAAGCAAGGTGGTGCCTTTCGATGTGCATTTGACTTGAAATATACCTGGATGGAATTCAGCATTTCAATACGAGGCAATTCCAAGGACATTCAACCTGTGTGTATCCTAAGCGAAATGTCGGGAGAACGCGGATTTCCAGTCAGACTGAATGCTCCATCGATTGTAAACACCGCAAAGAACAgtggaggtgtttttttaaactggACTAAACCATCCCTATGGAGCGGCATGATCTATGAAGTTGAAATTAATAACTCTGAATCAGAGATACAGCAGACTCCCAATACTAATATATCAATCAGTCTCAAGCCTAAGGCACGCCACACTTTTCGAGTGAGAGCAAAGTTCGACATCTGGACCAGTGATTGGAGCGAGGCGGAGGACTGGGATCAGAGAGACCACACATTATGTATCCCATACATTCTTGCTCCATTATGTGTGGCCGTCCTGACTGTCGTTTTTCTCATTTACCGGAAACGGATTAAAGAGACGATTCTTCCTACAATTCCTGAGCCTAGAAACCTTCTGGAACAAATGCTTGACGGGGAAAGCAAAGACTATTCGAAAGCAAAATCTGTCCCAGAAGACCCCAGATTAAGCTGAGTAAATCCATTTCATGGTATTCATGCAGCCTTCTTaggggagccaacttgaataaaatattgtgggagctcaggtaagccccaccctgcacaatCGATCATAAGACATGGCGagtgcacaccatttgaatggcaatgcccatcaactttggcgggggaaagccccctcaaatattttattgggggcactgaagggaccttggcctcttaagagttggctcctatgcttcacATTATGGGATCTGAGGAGAGCAGGTGACTTTCCTTGCCTGAAATGATTTCTGATCTTTAGGGACAGTGACTGATGCTCCTAGCTGATGAACCATCTCAATCAGCTGGTGGACAATTTTGCAGCCCTGGGTTCCTTCagcaggaaaggtgggatataagttcAATGAACAAAATGGTCTCCTAAATCGTCAGCCTGAGGGCGAGGTCATGTCCTCTGGTAATGGAAGGGAATGGCTtgaaagaaggagagaaagaatagAGAGGAGAGCACTACACCGGCCGGCCGTACCCTAATGCCCTTctgatcttgctggactacaattcccattatccctgcccAACTGCCACAcactagttggggctgatgggggttgtagtccacaatacctggatggcaccaggttggggaaagatgCACCATAGTTATGTACATCTTGTTGTGTGCATTGAAAGAAATTGAGAAGTGCTCCTTGGTGGCTAGGCAGGGTGTTCATGGGATGTCTCCAGCCCTCCAGGTGTCAGCGCACCTGTCTTGTTGCG is a genomic window containing:
- the LOC117058582 gene encoding interleukin-13 receptor subunit alpha-1-like; the protein is MKASPRSRSGDEMGQGNFMGTLVLLLVTFIGAVRGGTLALPRPSNVSYTLNETRCQLDVVWTPVRMEGACDVEYRSAIRTGGVWVTVHILRNHSRTVQVPLGKEVVFGVRTECQQEQSQKGEWLNISLPQKGVPGTGAVNVSCVWYIERYLECSWLRGENASRDTNYSLTLWIPGLRREQPCTNYTKQGGAFRCAFDLKYTWMEFSISIRGNSKDIQPVCILSEMSGERGFPVRLNAPSIVNTAKNSGGVFLNWTKPSLWSGMIYEVEINNSESEIQQTPNTNISISLKPKARHTFRVRAKFDIWTSDWSEAEDWDQRDHTLCIPYILAPLCVAVLTVVFLIYRKRIKETILPTIPEPRNLLEQMLDGESKDYSKAKSVPEDPRLS